One part of the Streptomyces ferrugineus genome encodes these proteins:
- a CDS encoding DUF7848 domain-containing protein has translation MESKGCGQSSDGNVDQGDGAEWAAARLEANPGHLTYREVITRSYRFEPGEWL, from the coding sequence ATGGAGAGCAAGGGGTGCGGGCAGAGCAGCGACGGCAACGTGGATCAGGGCGACGGGGCCGAATGGGCCGCCGCTCGCCTCGAGGCCAACCCTGGCCACCTGACCTACCGGGAGGTCATCACCCGTTCCTACCGATTCGAACCGGGAGAGTGGCTGTGA
- a CDS encoding carboxymuconolactone decarboxylase family protein, with the protein MTTTNDTTTTSTEYVPEQPARMRWAKHAPEVYKAMARLDAAAKQGLDPGLVELVRLRASAINHCAFCLDMHTKDALAAGESVQRIVQLNAWEESKHFYTEKELAAIELTEAVTVLTDGFVPDEVYEKAAEHFDQAELAQLIATIAVINAWNRFGVTTRAVPGHYQPGDFE; encoded by the coding sequence ATGACCACCACGAACGACACCACGACGACGAGTACGGAGTACGTTCCCGAGCAACCGGCCCGGATGCGCTGGGCCAAGCACGCTCCCGAGGTCTACAAGGCGATGGCCCGCCTGGACGCGGCCGCCAAGCAGGGCCTGGACCCCGGGCTGGTGGAGCTCGTACGGCTGCGTGCCTCCGCGATCAACCACTGCGCGTTCTGCCTCGACATGCACACCAAGGACGCGCTCGCGGCCGGCGAGAGCGTCCAGCGGATCGTGCAGTTGAACGCGTGGGAGGAGTCGAAGCACTTCTACACGGAGAAGGAGCTCGCGGCGATCGAGCTGACGGAGGCCGTGACCGTCCTGACGGACGGGTTCGTGCCCGACGAGGTGTACGAGAAGGCCGCCGAGCACTTCGACCAGGCCGAACTGGCCCAGCTCATCGCGACGATCGCGGTGATCAACGCGTGGAACCGGTTCGGGGTGACCACGCGGGCCGTCCCCGGCCACTACCAGCCGGGCGATTTCGAGTGA
- a CDS encoding carboxymuconolactone decarboxylase family protein, whose amino-acid sequence MTVRTQLLDREVARAMSALSTAAKRGLGDPALAELVVIRASQLNHCAFCLDMHLAIARKHGVGESQLDLLAAWEEAEDVFSERERAALALTEAVTVLTDGFVPDEVYEKAAEHFDESQLAHLIGLIVAINNWNRVMVTRRIPPGGYTP is encoded by the coding sequence GTGACGGTTCGTACGCAGCTACTCGACCGGGAAGTCGCGCGGGCCATGTCCGCGCTCAGCACCGCCGCGAAGAGAGGCCTCGGCGATCCCGCGCTCGCCGAGCTCGTCGTGATCCGGGCCTCGCAGCTCAACCACTGCGCGTTCTGCCTGGACATGCATCTCGCCATCGCCCGCAAGCACGGCGTCGGTGAGTCGCAGCTCGACCTGCTCGCCGCCTGGGAGGAGGCCGAGGACGTCTTCAGCGAGCGGGAACGGGCCGCGCTGGCGCTCACCGAGGCGGTCACCGTCCTGACGGACGGGTTCGTGCCCGACGAGGTGTACGAGAAGGCCGCCGAGCACTTCGACGAGAGCCAACTGGCCCATCTCATCGGGCTGATCGTCGCCATCAACAACTGGAACCGGGTGATGGTCACCCGACGCATTCCACCAGGGGGATACACACCGTGA
- the pdxR gene encoding MocR-like pyridoxine biosynthesis transcription factor PdxR, translating to MAEPWATLGVDLHVEPTGPGLRRGLTDALREAVRTGRLAPGTRLPSSRSLSADLGVARNTVAEAYADLVAEGWLTARQGSGTRVADRTVIPPTDSTTSRPREHPRPAYDLIPGTPDLTSFPRTEWLKAARRALLTAPSQALGYGDPRGSAELRTALAGYLARARGVRADPERIVVCAGFLHGVRLLGEVLRARGATTVAVESYGLDAHWRLLTRRAGLRTVPLPFDELGTDPAGLTTEDAVLLTPAHQFPMGVSLHRDRRTAVVDWARRTGGLVLEDDYDGEFRYDRQSVGALQGLDPDHVVHLGTVSKSLAPGLRLAWMVLPPSLVEEVLRAKGGVDTSGVLDQLTLAEFIASGSYDRHVRASRSRYRRRRDALVSALASRAPDIRVTGIAAGLHAVLRLPPGTERSVLRTAAWHGLAVDGLNPRYRHPDAVVEPLDALVVGYGTPPEHAWSGALDALCSVLSSISFGDNDL from the coding sequence ATGGCGGAACCGTGGGCCACTTTGGGCGTAGACCTGCACGTGGAGCCGACCGGACCGGGTCTGCGTCGGGGCCTGACCGATGCCCTGCGCGAGGCGGTCCGCACCGGCCGGCTGGCCCCCGGCACCCGTCTGCCCTCCTCCCGCTCGCTCTCCGCCGACCTGGGTGTCGCGCGCAACACGGTCGCCGAGGCATACGCCGACCTGGTCGCCGAGGGCTGGCTCACCGCCCGGCAGGGCTCGGGCACGCGGGTGGCGGACCGCACGGTGATCCCGCCGACCGACAGCACGACCTCGCGTCCCCGCGAACACCCCCGCCCGGCCTACGACCTGATCCCCGGCACCCCCGACCTCACCTCATTCCCCCGCACCGAGTGGCTCAAGGCGGCCCGCCGCGCCCTGCTGACCGCCCCCTCCCAGGCCCTCGGCTACGGCGACCCCCGCGGCAGTGCCGAACTGCGCACGGCTCTCGCCGGCTACCTCGCCCGCGCCAGGGGCGTGCGCGCCGATCCCGAACGCATCGTCGTCTGCGCCGGGTTCCTGCATGGGGTGAGGTTGCTGGGTGAGGTGCTGCGGGCGCGCGGGGCGACGACGGTGGCGGTGGAGTCGTACGGCCTGGACGCGCACTGGAGGCTGCTGACGCGGCGGGCGGGCCTGCGCACCGTCCCCCTCCCCTTCGACGAACTCGGCACGGACCCGGCCGGGTTGACGACCGAGGATGCGGTCCTGCTCACCCCCGCCCACCAGTTCCCCATGGGCGTCTCCCTGCACCGCGACCGCCGGACGGCGGTGGTGGACTGGGCGCGCCGCACCGGAGGCCTCGTCCTGGAGGACGACTACGACGGCGAGTTCCGCTACGACCGCCAGTCGGTCGGCGCCCTCCAGGGCCTGGACCCCGATCACGTGGTCCATCTGGGCACGGTGAGCAAGTCCCTCGCCCCCGGTCTGCGGCTGGCCTGGATGGTGCTGCCGCCGAGCCTGGTGGAGGAGGTGCTGAGGGCCAAGGGAGGTGTGGACACGTCCGGCGTCCTGGACCAGTTGACGCTGGCGGAGTTCATCGCCTCGGGCTCCTACGACCGTCACGTCCGGGCGTCCCGGTCGCGCTACCGCCGGCGCCGCGACGCGCTGGTCTCGGCCCTGGCGAGCCGTGCCCCCGACATCCGCGTCACCGGTATCGCGGCGGGCCTGCACGCCGTCCTGCGACTCCCGCCCGGCACGGAGCGGTCGGTGCTCCGGACGGCGGCCTGGCACGGCCTGGCCGTCGACGGGCTCAATCCCCGCTACCGCCACCCCGACGCCGTCGTCGAGCCGCTGGACGCCCTGGTCGTGGGATACGGGACACCACCGGAGCACGCATGGTCCGGGGCGCTGGACGCATTGTGCTCGGTGCTGTCCTCGATTTCCTTTGGCGATAACGACCTCTGA
- a CDS encoding aminotransferase class IV: MITRPVTTEGLLTWTPGRGLTPGGQAGGRLLVADSWLVRDGRVRGFDRHRERFARACGECGGPPPRRLVEFWRDMTAVLPRAGEWFPRVELTEGSGELRVLLRHAPPLGAGIRVWALGQPDPRAVPRRKGPDLDVLAEVRRRAADAGAQEAVLVTPSGEVLESATASVLWWEDDTLCLPPSRLPLLAGVTAGLIEERARRSGIPVDRRTRTVAELDGREVWLVNALHGIRPVTEWTGRPMRAAPATRAPEWRTWLDDLMEPLPDR, translated from the coding sequence TTGATCACCCGACCGGTCACCACCGAGGGGCTGTTGACGTGGACGCCCGGACGGGGCCTGACGCCCGGTGGGCAGGCGGGCGGGCGGCTGCTCGTCGCGGACTCCTGGCTGGTGCGCGACGGCCGGGTGCGCGGCTTCGACCGGCACCGGGAGCGCTTCGCGCGGGCCTGCGGGGAGTGCGGTGGGCCGCCGCCGCGCCGGCTGGTGGAGTTCTGGCGGGACATGACCGCCGTACTGCCGCGCGCGGGTGAGTGGTTCCCCCGGGTGGAGCTGACGGAGGGCTCCGGCGAGCTGCGAGTCCTGCTGCGGCACGCTCCGCCGCTCGGTGCCGGCATCCGGGTCTGGGCGCTGGGTCAGCCCGATCCGCGTGCCGTCCCGCGCCGCAAGGGACCCGACCTGGACGTCCTGGCCGAGGTTCGCCGGCGGGCAGCCGACGCGGGTGCGCAGGAGGCGGTGCTGGTCACGCCCTCCGGCGAGGTGCTGGAGTCGGCCACCGCCAGTGTCCTGTGGTGGGAGGACGACACCCTGTGTCTGCCCCCGTCCCGGCTGCCGCTGCTGGCCGGGGTGACCGCCGGGCTCATCGAGGAACGCGCCCGGCGCTCCGGGATCCCGGTCGACCGCCGGACGCGGACCGTCGCCGAGCTGGACGGCCGTGAGGTGTGGCTGGTCAACGCGTTGCACGGGATCCGGCCGGTGACGGAATGGACGGGACGGCCGATGAGGGCGGCACCGGCGACGCGGGCCCCGGAATGGCGGACATGGCTGGACGACCTCATGGAGCCGCTGCCGGATAGGTGA
- a CDS encoding carboxymuconolactone decarboxylase family protein: MSNSDSISRVALKKTTPDVSAAMGSLHGAAVSAARDAKVEPELLELVRIRASQINGCAFCLDMHTKDARVAGETEQRIYALNAWRETPFFSERERAALALTEAVTLVHDGRVPDAVYAAAAEVFDEAQIAALIWAATVINAYNRIAIATRMVPGGYQPAVEKK, from the coding sequence ATGAGCAATAGCGATTCCATATCCCGCGTAGCCCTCAAGAAAACGACTCCCGATGTGTCCGCGGCGATGGGCTCCCTGCACGGCGCGGCCGTTTCGGCGGCCCGGGACGCCAAGGTCGAACCGGAGCTTCTGGAACTGGTCAGGATCCGCGCGTCACAGATCAACGGCTGTGCGTTCTGCCTCGACATGCACACCAAGGACGCCCGCGTCGCGGGCGAGACCGAGCAGCGGATCTACGCGCTGAACGCCTGGCGGGAGACGCCCTTCTTCTCCGAACGGGAGCGCGCCGCACTGGCGTTGACCGAGGCGGTGACCCTGGTGCACGACGGGCGGGTGCCGGACGCGGTCTACGCCGCCGCCGCGGAGGTCTTCGACGAGGCGCAGATCGCGGCACTGATCTGGGCGGCCACCGTCATCAACGCGTACAACCGGATCGCCATTGCGACGCGCATGGTTCCGGGTGGTTATCAGCCGGCCGTCGAAAAGAAATAG
- a CDS encoding ABC transporter substrate-binding protein: MRVRITTAVVAGVSSLALLTGCGAADMTKQASPFANAQGAKTVTLSVQSWVGAQANVAVAQYLLEHELGYRVDTVQVDEIPAWDALSQGRVDAILEDWGHPEQEQRYVKDKKTIVAGGDLGVTGHIGWFVPTYFAEQHPDVTDWKNLDKYADQMRTAESGGKGQLMDGSPSYVTNDKALVNNLDLNYQVVFAGSEAAQITQIKQFAKEKKPFLTYWYSPQWLFEKVPMTEVKLPAYKEGCDADPEKVACAYPHTPLQKYLNADFSKNGGAAAALLKKFKWTTEDQNEVSLMIADQKLTPEEAAKKWVDSHESTWKAWLS; this comes from the coding sequence ATGCGCGTCCGTATCACCACCGCCGTAGTGGCCGGCGTGTCGTCCCTGGCGCTGCTGACCGGCTGCGGCGCCGCCGACATGACCAAGCAGGCCTCGCCGTTCGCCAACGCGCAGGGCGCCAAGACGGTGACGCTCTCCGTCCAGTCCTGGGTCGGCGCGCAGGCCAACGTGGCCGTCGCCCAGTACCTCCTGGAGCACGAGCTCGGCTACCGCGTCGACACCGTCCAGGTCGACGAGATCCCCGCCTGGGACGCGCTCAGCCAGGGCCGGGTCGACGCGATCCTGGAGGACTGGGGCCACCCGGAACAGGAGCAGCGCTACGTCAAGGACAAGAAGACGATCGTGGCCGGCGGCGACCTCGGGGTCACCGGGCATATCGGCTGGTTCGTGCCGACGTACTTCGCCGAGCAGCACCCGGACGTCACGGACTGGAAGAACCTCGACAAGTACGCCGATCAGATGCGCACCGCGGAGAGCGGCGGCAAGGGCCAGCTCATGGACGGCTCGCCGTCCTACGTCACCAACGACAAGGCGCTGGTGAACAACCTGGACCTGAACTACCAGGTGGTGTTCGCCGGTTCCGAGGCCGCGCAGATCACGCAGATCAAACAGTTCGCCAAGGAGAAGAAGCCCTTCCTGACGTACTGGTACTCCCCGCAGTGGCTGTTCGAGAAGGTCCCGATGACCGAGGTGAAGCTGCCGGCGTACAAGGAGGGCTGCGACGCGGACCCGGAGAAGGTCGCCTGCGCCTATCCGCACACCCCGCTGCAGAAGTACCTCAACGCCGACTTCTCGAAGAACGGCGGTGCGGCGGCGGCCCTGCTGAAGAAGTTCAAGTGGACGACCGAGGACCAGAACGAGGTCTCCCTGATGATCGCCGACCAGAAGCTGACGCCAGAGGAGGCGGCGAAGAAGTGGGTGGACAGCCACGAGTCCACGTGGAAGGCGTGGCTGTCCTGA
- a CDS encoding quaternary amine ABC transporter ATP-binding protein, with the protein MTTTQRSTAPETRKPPTETPVFSVENLWKVFGPKAHRVPADAELTALTPAELRTRTGCTAAVRDVSFDVRKGEVFVVMGLSGSGKSTLVRCLTRLIEPTSGTIAIDGEDVRAMDKSRLRELRRHRAAMVFQHFGLLPHRTVLDNVAYGLEIQGVGKAERRKRAAEVVAKVGLEGMEHRRPGQLSGGQRQRVGLARALAVDPEVLLFDEPFSALDPLIRRDMQEEVVRLHREEGRTMVFITHDLSEALKLGDRIALMRDGRVVQLGTPEEIVGSPADDYVREFVRDVPREQVLTVRTAMRAASADEADKGPALAPDATVSEAIEAVARSGAPARVMQDGRCLGVVDHERLLGVVAGTEQPGEVA; encoded by the coding sequence ATGACCACGACGCAGCGGAGCACCGCGCCCGAGACCCGCAAGCCCCCGACCGAGACGCCGGTCTTCTCCGTCGAGAACCTGTGGAAGGTCTTCGGCCCCAAGGCCCACCGCGTCCCCGCCGACGCCGAGCTGACCGCGCTCACGCCGGCCGAGCTGCGCACGCGCACCGGCTGCACGGCGGCCGTCCGCGACGTGTCCTTCGACGTCCGCAAGGGCGAGGTCTTCGTCGTCATGGGCCTGTCCGGCTCCGGCAAGTCCACCCTCGTGCGCTGTCTGACCCGGCTGATCGAGCCCACGTCCGGCACCATCGCCATCGACGGCGAGGACGTCCGCGCCATGGACAAGTCCCGGCTGCGCGAACTGCGCCGGCACCGCGCCGCGATGGTCTTCCAGCACTTCGGCCTGCTCCCGCACCGCACGGTCCTGGACAACGTGGCCTACGGCCTGGAGATCCAGGGCGTCGGCAAGGCGGAGCGCCGCAAGCGGGCCGCCGAGGTCGTCGCCAAGGTCGGCCTGGAGGGCATGGAGCACCGCAGGCCGGGCCAGCTCTCCGGCGGCCAGCGCCAGCGCGTCGGCCTCGCGCGCGCCCTCGCGGTGGACCCGGAGGTCCTCCTCTTCGACGAGCCGTTCAGCGCCCTCGACCCGCTGATCCGGCGGGACATGCAGGAGGAGGTCGTGCGCCTGCACCGCGAGGAGGGCCGCACGATGGTCTTCATCACCCATGACCTCAGCGAGGCCCTCAAACTGGGCGACCGTATCGCCCTGATGCGCGACGGCCGCGTGGTCCAGCTCGGCACCCCCGAGGAGATCGTGGGCTCCCCGGCCGACGACTACGTCCGCGAGTTCGTCCGTGACGTCCCGCGCGAACAGGTCCTCACGGTCCGTACGGCCATGCGCGCCGCGTCGGCCGACGAGGCGGACAAGGGCCCGGCGCTCGCACCGGACGCGACGGTGTCCGAGGCCATCGAGGCCGTGGCGCGCAGCGGTGCCCCGGCCCGCGTCATGCAGGACGGACGCTGCCTGGGCGTGGTCGACCACGAGCGGCTCCTCGGCGTCGTGGCCGGGACGGAGCAGCCCGGGGAGGTGGCGTGA
- a CDS encoding ABC transporter permease, with the protein MATVTAAAPRTALPGLLKRPGVRKLLLLALAAAILVPLANARWASGTWPDALTVDVSEPLTKASDWIVDNRDSHPLFLYFFGHISNAVVISVRAVYLVLLAAGWAGVTAAASLIAWRVAGWRLAAGTGVAFLACGLLGMWVPTMQTLALMVVAVLASAVVGMLLGLAAGLSERMDRMLRPVLDTMQVLPAYAYLLPVVLVFGLGVPAAVLATVVYAAPPMARLTALGLRGADKEVLEAVQSLGTTARQRLLTARIPLARGELLLGLNQTIMMALSMAVIASVIGAGGLGDRVYQALASVDVGAALAAGIPIVLLAVVLDRVTGAAGERLGEEPRPGGRALWLYALGGAVAVAVAGRLAGRLDWPDAWTLNFAEPVNRAVDWMTDHLYSGVPVIGGTADWAAHFTTWILDPLRDGLQWLPWWSVLLIVATLAWLIGTWRTALTAVLAMAAIGVLGVWGPSLDTLSQVLAAVAVTLVLGFATGVAAARSDRVERMLRPVLDVFQTMPQFVYLIPVVALFGVGRAPAAAAAVVYALPAVVRITTQGLRQVDPAALESARSLGATPLQQLRQVQLPLARPALLLAVNQGVVLVLAVVIIGGLVGGGALGYEVVAGLARGELATGLVAGAAIVCLGLMLDRVTQPTERRAKKGA; encoded by the coding sequence ATGGCCACCGTCACCGCCGCCGCCCCGCGCACCGCCCTGCCCGGCCTCCTCAAGCGCCCCGGCGTGCGCAAGCTCCTGCTGCTCGCGCTCGCCGCCGCGATCCTCGTCCCGCTGGCCAACGCCCGCTGGGCCAGCGGCACCTGGCCGGACGCGCTGACCGTGGACGTCTCCGAGCCGCTGACCAAGGCCAGCGACTGGATCGTCGACAACCGGGACAGCCACCCGCTGTTCCTCTACTTCTTCGGGCACATCAGCAACGCGGTCGTGATCTCCGTACGCGCCGTGTACCTGGTGCTGCTCGCCGCCGGCTGGGCCGGTGTCACGGCCGCCGCGTCCCTCATAGCCTGGCGCGTCGCCGGCTGGAGGCTGGCCGCCGGCACCGGCGTCGCGTTCCTCGCCTGCGGACTCCTCGGCATGTGGGTGCCGACCATGCAGACCCTCGCGCTGATGGTCGTGGCGGTGCTCGCCTCGGCCGTCGTGGGCATGCTGCTGGGGCTCGCCGCCGGGCTGTCCGAGCGGATGGACCGGATGCTGCGCCCCGTCCTGGACACCATGCAGGTGCTCCCGGCCTACGCCTACCTGCTGCCCGTCGTGCTGGTCTTCGGCCTGGGCGTCCCCGCCGCCGTCCTGGCCACCGTCGTCTACGCCGCCCCGCCGATGGCCCGGCTCACCGCCCTCGGCCTGCGCGGCGCCGACAAGGAGGTGCTGGAGGCGGTCCAGTCGCTCGGCACCACCGCGCGGCAGCGCCTGCTGACCGCCCGGATCCCGCTGGCCCGGGGGGAACTCCTCCTCGGCCTCAACCAGACGATCATGATGGCGCTGTCCATGGCGGTCATCGCGTCCGTCATCGGCGCCGGCGGCCTCGGCGACCGCGTCTACCAGGCGCTGGCCTCGGTCGACGTCGGCGCGGCGCTCGCGGCCGGCATCCCGATCGTGCTGCTGGCCGTCGTACTGGACCGCGTGACCGGCGCGGCGGGCGAGCGGCTCGGGGAGGAGCCCCGGCCGGGCGGCCGGGCCCTGTGGCTGTACGCCCTCGGCGGCGCCGTGGCCGTCGCGGTCGCCGGACGCCTGGCGGGCCGTCTCGACTGGCCCGACGCCTGGACCCTGAACTTCGCCGAGCCGGTCAACCGCGCCGTCGACTGGATGACCGACCACCTCTACTCCGGTGTGCCCGTGATCGGCGGCACCGCCGACTGGGCGGCCCACTTCACCACCTGGATCCTCGACCCCCTGCGTGACGGCCTGCAGTGGCTGCCCTGGTGGTCGGTGCTGCTGATCGTCGCCACGCTGGCCTGGCTCATCGGCACCTGGCGCACCGCCCTGACCGCCGTGCTCGCCATGGCCGCGATCGGCGTCCTGGGCGTGTGGGGGCCCTCGCTCGACACGCTCTCCCAGGTCCTGGCGGCCGTCGCCGTCACCCTCGTCCTGGGCTTCGCGACCGGTGTCGCGGCGGCCCGCAGCGACCGGGTCGAGCGGATGCTGCGCCCCGTCCTGGACGTGTTCCAGACGATGCCGCAGTTCGTGTACCTGATCCCGGTGGTCGCGCTGTTCGGCGTGGGCCGGGCCCCGGCCGCCGCGGCAGCCGTCGTCTACGCGCTGCCCGCCGTCGTGCGCATCACCACCCAGGGGCTGCGCCAGGTCGACCCGGCCGCCCTGGAGTCGGCACGCTCGCTCGGCGCGACCCCGCTCCAGCAGCTGCGCCAGGTCCAGCTCCCGCTCGCCCGGCCCGCCCTGCTGCTCGCCGTCAACCAGGGCGTGGTCCTGGTCCTCGCCGTCGTCATCATCGGCGGCCTGGTCGGCGGTGGCGCGCTCGGCTACGAGGTCGTCGCCGGCCTGGCCCGGGGCGAACTGGCGACCGGCCTGGTGGCCGGTGCCGCGATCGTCTGCCTGGGCCTGATGCTGGACCGGGTGACCCAGCCGACCGAACGCCGCGCGAAGAAGGGAGCGTGA
- a CDS encoding SAM-dependent methyltransferase: protein MPHDRPLINSSLPHSARIWNYWLGGKDCYEVDRQVGDELHRVNPEIVDIARAQRAFLRRTVTHLTAEVGIRQFLDVGTGLPTLDNTHEVAQRIAPEARIVYVDHDPIVLAHATALLTSTPEGDTAYIDADLRDPEAILESAARTLDFGRPVALMLLGVVAHVPDDSAYAIVDRLLDALPSGSHLVFCDSTEVYRPEAMRAMVERWNEASDNPRTNRTPDQLARFFNGLELLEPGLLSVAQWRPEPADAALPTEVDSFGAVACKR, encoded by the coding sequence GTGCCACACGACCGTCCGCTGATCAACAGCAGCCTGCCGCACTCGGCACGGATCTGGAACTATTGGTTGGGCGGCAAGGACTGCTACGAGGTCGACCGGCAGGTCGGTGACGAGCTCCACAGAGTGAACCCGGAGATCGTCGACATCGCCCGCGCCCAGCGGGCGTTTCTGCGCCGCACGGTCACTCATCTGACCGCCGAGGTGGGCATACGCCAGTTCCTCGATGTCGGCACCGGGCTACCGACGCTGGACAACACTCACGAGGTCGCCCAGCGGATCGCCCCCGAGGCACGGATCGTGTACGTCGACCACGACCCGATCGTGCTGGCGCACGCCACGGCGCTGCTCACCAGTACCCCCGAAGGCGACACGGCGTACATCGACGCTGACCTGCGCGACCCGGAGGCCATCCTGGAGAGTGCCGCCCGGACACTGGACTTCGGCCGGCCCGTGGCGCTGATGCTGCTGGGGGTCGTCGCCCATGTCCCGGACGACAGCGCCTACGCGATCGTCGACCGTCTGTTGGACGCCCTGCCGTCCGGCAGCCACCTCGTGTTCTGCGACAGCACGGAGGTGTACCGGCCGGAGGCGATGCGCGCGATGGTCGAGCGGTGGAACGAGGCGAGCGACAACCCCCGCACGAACCGCACCCCCGACCAACTGGCCCGCTTCTTCAACGGCCTGGAACTGCTGGAGCCCGGCTTGCTCTCCGTCGCCCAGTGGCGACCGGAGCCGGCCGACGCCGCCCTGCCTACGGAAGTGGACAGCTTCGGCGCGGTGGCATGCAAGCGGTAG
- a CDS encoding isocitrate lyase/PEP mutase family protein — MTKVEAFRALHRRPSPDDPLVLPGPWDAASARVLAEAGFPALATPSAGVAASLGHADGRTPADEMFAAVARIVRAVDVPVSADIEGGYGLAPKELVERLLETGAVGCNLEDSADGVLQDPHRHADRLAEVRHAAADRLFVNARIDTFGQAGTDPEQAAVQAIERAALYVAAGADCVYPIGAPTGVLPLLRSGIQGPINVHGTVTGDGPSPAELGELGATRITFGPELQRWAAGALREMVPHLGQGVF, encoded by the coding sequence GTGACCAAGGTCGAAGCCTTCCGCGCGCTCCACCGGCGCCCCTCCCCCGACGACCCGCTGGTCCTGCCCGGTCCGTGGGACGCCGCCAGCGCCCGCGTCCTCGCCGAGGCCGGCTTCCCGGCGCTCGCGACGCCCAGCGCTGGCGTCGCGGCCTCCCTCGGCCACGCGGACGGGCGGACACCGGCCGACGAGATGTTCGCGGCCGTCGCGCGGATCGTGCGGGCGGTCGACGTACCGGTGTCGGCGGACATCGAGGGCGGGTACGGGCTCGCGCCGAAGGAGCTGGTGGAGCGGCTGCTGGAGACGGGTGCCGTGGGCTGCAACCTGGAGGACTCCGCGGACGGGGTCCTCCAGGACCCGCACCGGCACGCCGACCGGCTGGCCGAGGTGCGGCACGCCGCCGCCGACCGGCTCTTCGTCAACGCCCGCATCGACACCTTCGGCCAGGCCGGCACCGACCCCGAGCAGGCCGCCGTACAGGCCATCGAGAGGGCCGCGTTGTACGTCGCGGCGGGCGCCGACTGCGTGTATCCGATCGGCGCCCCCACCGGCGTACTGCCCCTGCTGCGGTCCGGGATCCAGGGGCCGATCAATGTGCACGGCACGGTGACCGGGGACGGCCCCTCACCCGCCGAACTCGGCGAGCTCGGGGCCACCCGGATCACGTTCGGGCCGGAGCTGCAGCGCTGGGCCGCCGGCGCGCTGCGCGAGATGGTCCCACACCTGGGCCAGGGGGTGTTCTGA